Part of the Nitrosopumilus sp. genome, GGACCAGATTCAGAACCATTTCCCTTGAATTCCTCAAAAATGTCATCTATATTGAAAAAAGAGTTTGACATTCTTTTGAAGATTCTATCAAATTCACTATCAAAGAACATTGTCATATTCACCTATGTTATGTAATATATATGACATTATATAAAGATTATTGATAATCCCTAGATTTTTTACATAATCCTATTATAACTGACATAATATAATAATTTTAATGAGGACTACAAACATGTCCGTTCCAGAAGTTGTTAGAGAAATCATTACTAGAAATCGTTCAATTTATGATTGTATGAAAATGGATTTGATAAACTATACAGCTTTGGCTGTAAAAATTCAACCAGAAATTGAAAAAATTCTAGGCAATTCTGTAAATCTCAATACAGTAGTTGTTGCAATCAAAAGATATGCTGACTCGTTTGAAATTAAAGATGAAGTTCGGGAAGAATCAGTTTTAAAAAATGCCAGATTAGCTTTAACAGATGGGATTATGGATGTAAAGTTTTCAGTAAAGGATTCCAATGGAATGGATCCAATGGAAATTATTGATAAATTCTCTAAAATAACTAATAATTATGATTTTTTCAGACTTTCTGATTCATTTAGATTTCTTGCAGAAGATATGGACGATATTAGACAGATTTTTGGTAATGTAGCAGAAAATAATGAAATGTTCAGTACGGGTCTGGCAAAAATTCGAATTTCAATTCCAAGTTCTCAAAATCAATCAGATGTAGTATCCTATGTAGCTGAAGTATTACATGCTAATGGAATAGAATTGGTTAATGCATTTTTCAGTCAGGATAGCATCATAATTATTCTAAATGAGAGAGATTCTTCAAAGGCCTATGATATTTTACATTCAGATATCATGAGAACCTGAGTCAGTAATGAATTTAGTGAAAATTATTCTTATAGCATATATTCACCCAAATTGTGGAAAATACACGATTGGCAAGAAATAAGAAAAAAATTGTGATTTTAGGAGGGGGTTTTGCAGGAGTAGAATGTGCCAGACAATTAGAATCAGAGTTTGGAGATGATCCCGAAATTGAGTTGGTAATGGTAAGTGAAGATAATTTTCTACTATTTACTCCAATGTTACCTCAAGTAGCTTCAGGCATGATTGAGACTAGGCATATCGTTTTACCTATCAGAACTGTTTGTAAGAAAACAAAATTCTATGAAGGGAGAGTCAAAAATATTGATCCCTATGGAAAACTTGTTACTTTATGGGGAACTGGAGACAAAAGAAGTATTTCAATACATTATGATTTTCTTGTAGTAGCATTAGGTAGTGAAACAAACTTTTTTGGAATGGCAGATGTTGAAAAAAATGCATATACGATGAAGACGCTTAACGATGCCGTTATGTTAAGAAATAGAGTTATTGATATGTTAGAACAGGCAGAAAATGAAACAAATCCAATACTAAGAAAAAGTTTTTTGAATTTTGTTGTTGTTGGAGGAGGATTTGCTGGAATTGAAACTGCAGGAGAATTAATGGATCTTTTATTGGATGCAAGAAAACATTATCCAACAATTCACAAAGAGGATCTCAAAGTTATTGTTCTAGAAGCTTTAGGAATGATTTTACCTGGATTTAATGAAAAACTAGCAGACTTTGCAAAAGACAAGTTAGTTGAAAGAGGAATTGATATTAGATTAAAAACAGCTGTTACTAGTTTTGATGGAAATGAGGTAACTACAAAATCATTAGATGAAAATCCAAGAGATTCAATTGATACATCAAAAGTGGATTCAATAATCACAAAAACTTTGATTTGGACTGCAGGAGTTACTCCAGTTAATACAATTAAAAGATCTATGTTCAAAACTGAAAAAGGAAAAGTCATAGTGAATGATTATCTAGAAGTTGCTGATTTTCCAGGAGTCTTTGCAATTGGTGATTGTGCGTTGCATATAGATCCTGAAACAAAAAGGCCCTTACCTCCAACTGCTCAGATTGCTGAAGCTCAAGCAAAAATTGCAGCTAAAAATCTGGTTTCATTAATTAAAAATTCTGAAAAAGAAAAATTTGTTTATCATTCAAAAGGGCAAATGGCAATTATTGGAAAAAGATCAGGAATTGCTACATTCTTAGGAATGAATATCTCAGGATTTTGGGCTTGGTTAATTTGGAGAAATG contains:
- a CDS encoding ACT domain-containing protein — encoded protein: MSVPEVVREIITRNRSIYDCMKMDLINYTALAVKIQPEIEKILGNSVNLNTVVVAIKRYADSFEIKDEVREESVLKNARLALTDGIMDVKFSVKDSNGMDPMEIIDKFSKITNNYDFFRLSDSFRFLAEDMDDIRQIFGNVAENNEMFSTGLAKIRISIPSSQNQSDVVSYVAEVLHANGIELVNAFFSQDSIIIILNERDSSKAYDILHSDIMRT
- a CDS encoding NAD(P)/FAD-dependent oxidoreductase, with the translated sequence MARNKKKIVILGGGFAGVECARQLESEFGDDPEIELVMVSEDNFLLFTPMLPQVASGMIETRHIVLPIRTVCKKTKFYEGRVKNIDPYGKLVTLWGTGDKRSISIHYDFLVVALGSETNFFGMADVEKNAYTMKTLNDAVMLRNRVIDMLEQAENETNPILRKSFLNFVVVGGGFAGIETAGELMDLLLDARKHYPTIHKEDLKVIVLEALGMILPGFNEKLADFAKDKLVERGIDIRLKTAVTSFDGNEVTTKSLDENPRDSIDTSKVDSIITKTLIWTAGVTPVNTIKRSMFKTEKGKVIVNDYLEVADFPGVFAIGDCALHIDPETKRPLPPTAQIAEAQAKIAAKNLVSLIKNSEKEKFVYHSKGQMAIIGKRSGIATFLGMNISGFWAWLIWRNVYLSKITTFDKKIRVFLDWTIDLFFDRDISRLKLMKRETEKEYKLLDEVDDVW